The Providencia sp. PROV188 genome includes a region encoding these proteins:
- the hpaI gene encoding 4-hydroxy-2-oxoheptanedioate aldolase: MDLLENKFKKALKTGKPQIGLWLGLCSPYSAELVAGAGFDWLLIDGEHAPNNVQTTLAQLQAIAPYPSQPVVRPAWNEPVIIKQLLDIGAQTLLLPMVQNAEQAEQAVRSTRYPPAGIRGVGSALARASRWNRIPDYLKRANDEMCVIVQVETREAIKNLPEILKVEGVDGVFIGPADLSADMGFSGNPNHPEVKAVIEDAIKQIRAAGLAPGILMAAPDIAEHYIKLGALFVAVGVDTTLLARTAEALAAKFGKTVSDMDNSASSVY; the protein is encoded by the coding sequence GTGGATCTGTTAGAAAATAAATTCAAAAAAGCCCTGAAAACAGGCAAACCACAAATTGGTTTATGGCTAGGATTGTGCAGCCCATACAGTGCTGAGCTGGTTGCTGGTGCTGGATTTGATTGGCTGTTGATCGATGGTGAACATGCACCAAACAATGTGCAAACGACCTTAGCGCAATTACAAGCAATCGCCCCTTATCCATCACAACCGGTAGTTCGTCCGGCGTGGAATGAGCCAGTGATTATCAAGCAATTGCTGGATATCGGTGCACAAACGCTGTTACTGCCGATGGTGCAAAATGCAGAACAAGCAGAGCAAGCGGTACGCTCAACTCGTTATCCACCCGCGGGAATTCGTGGGGTGGGCAGCGCCTTAGCGCGCGCCTCTCGCTGGAATCGTATTCCCGATTATTTAAAACGCGCTAACGATGAAATGTGCGTGATTGTCCAAGTGGAAACCCGCGAAGCTATAAAAAATCTGCCTGAGATCCTCAAAGTTGAAGGCGTTGATGGTGTCTTTATCGGTCCTGCGGATCTGAGTGCGGATATGGGCTTTTCTGGCAATCCAAACCATCCTGAAGTGAAAGCGGTGATTGAAGATGCCATTAAGCAAATTCGTGCGGCAGGTTTAGCGCCAGGAATTTTGATGGCGGCACCGGATATCGCAGAACACTATATTAAGCTCGGCGCCTTGTTTGTCGCCGTTGGCGTGGATACCACATTACTAGCGCGCACCGCTGAAGCCCTTGCCGCAAAATTCGGTAAAACGGTTTCCGATATGGATAACAGCGCATCTAGCGTGTACTAA
- the hpaX gene encoding 4-hydroxyphenylacetate permease, producing the protein MSHSQNVASTNPAEQHKNLTEPQQRVINKLFKRLIVFLFVLFVFSFLDRINIGFAGLTMGKDIGLTSTMFGLAATLFYATYIIFGIPSNIMLGIVGARRWIATIMVLWGIASTATMFATGPTSLYILRMLVGIAEAGFLPGMLVYLTYWFPAYFRARANALFMIAMPVTMAFGSLASGYILGLDGVLNLKGWQWLFLLEGFPSVLLGILVWFYLDDSPKKAKWLTQEDKDTLQEMMDKDQLELVQPHGSKSQTALQNSSLWKEIFTPVILMYTVAYFCLTNTLSAINIWTPQIMQSFNQGSSNAMIGLLTAIPQFCTILGMIYWSRRSDRLQERKMHTALPYLFAAAGWIIAAMTHQPILQLLGIIMASTGSFTAMAVFWTTPDQSISLRARAIGIAVINATGNIGSAVSPLLIGWLKDQTGSFNSGLYFVAGLLVVGALLVIAIPMKNSRPRATP; encoded by the coding sequence ATGAGTCATTCACAGAATGTTGCTAGCACCAACCCTGCAGAGCAACATAAGAACCTTACCGAACCGCAACAGCGGGTAATTAATAAGCTTTTTAAACGACTGATCGTATTTCTGTTTGTTCTGTTTGTTTTCTCGTTCTTAGACCGAATTAATATCGGCTTTGCGGGGCTAACAATGGGGAAAGACATTGGTCTAACGTCCACCATGTTTGGTCTGGCAGCGACGCTGTTTTACGCCACCTACATTATTTTTGGTATTCCAAGTAACATCATGCTTGGCATTGTCGGTGCTCGTCGCTGGATTGCCACTATCATGGTGCTATGGGGTATTGCTTCTACTGCCACTATGTTCGCGACTGGGCCAACCAGCTTATATATTTTACGCATGCTGGTGGGTATTGCTGAAGCTGGTTTCTTACCAGGTATGTTAGTTTACTTAACTTACTGGTTCCCCGCTTATTTCCGCGCACGTGCTAACGCTCTGTTTATGATTGCCATGCCAGTTACTATGGCATTTGGTTCACTAGCTTCTGGTTATATTTTAGGGCTAGATGGTGTGTTAAATCTGAAAGGCTGGCAATGGTTGTTCTTACTGGAAGGTTTCCCATCCGTTCTGCTGGGTATTTTAGTGTGGTTCTATCTGGATGATTCTCCGAAGAAAGCAAAGTGGCTAACTCAGGAAGATAAAGACACCCTGCAAGAGATGATGGATAAAGACCAGTTAGAGCTTGTGCAGCCACACGGCTCAAAAAGCCAGACTGCGCTGCAAAATAGCAGCCTGTGGAAAGAGATTTTCACCCCGGTGATCTTAATGTATACCGTGGCTTATTTCTGTCTAACTAACACGTTGAGCGCCATTAATATTTGGACACCACAAATTATGCAGAGTTTTAATCAGGGCAGCAGTAATGCCATGATTGGGCTATTAACTGCGATCCCTCAGTTCTGTACGATTTTGGGGATGATTTATTGGAGTCGCCGCTCAGATCGCTTGCAAGAGCGTAAGATGCACACTGCGTTACCGTATTTGTTTGCGGCGGCAGGTTGGATCATCGCAGCGATGACTCATCAGCCGATACTCCAATTATTGGGGATCATTATGGCGTCCACCGGTTCGTTTACTGCTATGGCCGTTTTCTGGACCACGCCAGATCAGTCGATCAGTTTACGCGCTCGCGCAATCGGTATTGCCGTAATCAACGCAACAGGTAATATAGGTTCCGCGGTCAGCCCACTATTAATCGGTTGGCTAAAAGATCAAACGGGTAGCTTCAATTCTGGTCTCTATTTTGTTGCCGGTTTGCTGGTGGTCGGCGCCCTTCTGGTCATCGCCATCCCAATGAAAAACTCAAGACCAAGAGCCACACCGTAA